From one Triticum aestivum cultivar Chinese Spring chromosome 4B, IWGSC CS RefSeq v2.1, whole genome shotgun sequence genomic stretch:
- the LOC123091254 gene encoding putative receptor-like protein kinase At4g00960 isoform X2, which translates to MATYAGGGNTEENNQTVLSTLPKELPLDFLRTITDQFSDQRILGTGAFGTVYTGVMPDSQRIAVKKLAESAPVARDKAFTNEVQNIMALHHKNVVKLVGYCHEGQKKVVQNNGRYIVADVYESLLCYEYLPMGSLQRNLFDKPINMAWDARFKIIKGICDGLLFLHRIPIIHMDLKPQNILLDNNMIPKIADFGLSRLFGQEQTRANTQNVVGSYGYIAPEYLYRGEISAQSNIYSLGLLIIETTTGEKNNPKQNEPSAREFIERVRRNWTEGHIASRYSKLNANGLQEVKVCIEIGLDCVRIDRKSRPSIESIVRRLDGRCASKRANQFSTTSMRA; encoded by the exons ATGGCCACTTACGCTGGAGGAGGCAATACCGAGGAGAACAATCAGACTGTTCTAAGCACATTACCCAAGGAACTGCCGTTGGACTTCTTGAGGACTATCACAGATCAGTTCTCAGACCAGCGCATTCTTGGTACGGGTGCATTTGGAACGGTTTACACG GGAGTTATGCCAGATAGCCAAAGGATTGCCGTGAAGAAGCTTGCGGAGAGTGCACCGGTTGCACGCGACAAAGCATTTACCAATGAGGTTCAAAATATCATGGCTCTCCACCATAAGAATGTGGTAAAGTTGGTTGGGTACTGCCATGAAGGACAAAAGAAGGTTGTTCAAAACAATGGAAGATATATTGTTGCAGATGTTTATGAAAGCCTACTCTGCTACGAATATTTACCTATGGGAAGCCTTCAGAGGAACCTTTTTG ACAAACCCATTAACATGGCTTGGGATGCGCGCTTCAAAATAATTAAGGGGATCTGCGATGGTTTACTCTTTCTTCATAGGATTCCTATTATCCATATGGATTTGAAGCCTCAAAATATACTGTTGGACAATAACATGATACCGAAAATCGCGGATTTTGGACTTTCCAGGCTCTTTGGCCAAGAACAAACACGGGCAAACACACAGAATGTTGTGGGATCATA CGGATACATAGCCCCAGAATACCTATACAGAGGTGAAATCTCAGCTCAGTCAAACATATATAGTTTAGGCCTATTAATCATCGAGACTACCACCGGCGAGAAGAATAACCCCAAACAGAATGAACCGTCAGCAAGGGAGTTTATTGAAAGA GTACGTAGAAATTGGACAGAAGGACACATAGCGTCCAGATACTCAAAGTTGAATGCAAATGGCCTCCAGGAAGTAAAGGTATGCATTGAAATTGGTCTAGATTGTGTGCGCATTGATCGGAAGAGCAGACCCTCAATCGAGAGCATTGTTCGGAGGCTCGATGGACGTTGTGCAAGCAAAAGGGCAAACCAG TTCTCCACTACTTCCATGCGAGCATAA
- the LOC123091254 gene encoding putative receptor-like protein kinase At4g00960 isoform X1 → MATYAGGGNTEENNQTVLSTLPKELPLDFLRTITDQFSDQRILGTGAFGTVYTGVMPDSQRIAVKKLAESAPVARDKAFTNEVQNIMALHHKNVVKLVGYCHEGQKKVVQNNGRYIVADVYESLLCYEYLPMGSLQRNLFDKPINMAWDARFKIIKGICDGLLFLHRIPIIHMDLKPQNILLDNNMIPKIADFGLSRLFGQEQTRANTQNVVGSYGYIAPEYLYRGEISAQSNIYSLGLLIIETTTGEKNNPKQNEPSAREFIERVRRNWTEGHIASRYSKLNANGLQEVKVCIEIGLDCVRIDRKSRPSIESIVRRLDGRCASKRANQFQFSTTSMRA, encoded by the exons ATGGCCACTTACGCTGGAGGAGGCAATACCGAGGAGAACAATCAGACTGTTCTAAGCACATTACCCAAGGAACTGCCGTTGGACTTCTTGAGGACTATCACAGATCAGTTCTCAGACCAGCGCATTCTTGGTACGGGTGCATTTGGAACGGTTTACACG GGAGTTATGCCAGATAGCCAAAGGATTGCCGTGAAGAAGCTTGCGGAGAGTGCACCGGTTGCACGCGACAAAGCATTTACCAATGAGGTTCAAAATATCATGGCTCTCCACCATAAGAATGTGGTAAAGTTGGTTGGGTACTGCCATGAAGGACAAAAGAAGGTTGTTCAAAACAATGGAAGATATATTGTTGCAGATGTTTATGAAAGCCTACTCTGCTACGAATATTTACCTATGGGAAGCCTTCAGAGGAACCTTTTTG ACAAACCCATTAACATGGCTTGGGATGCGCGCTTCAAAATAATTAAGGGGATCTGCGATGGTTTACTCTTTCTTCATAGGATTCCTATTATCCATATGGATTTGAAGCCTCAAAATATACTGTTGGACAATAACATGATACCGAAAATCGCGGATTTTGGACTTTCCAGGCTCTTTGGCCAAGAACAAACACGGGCAAACACACAGAATGTTGTGGGATCATA CGGATACATAGCCCCAGAATACCTATACAGAGGTGAAATCTCAGCTCAGTCAAACATATATAGTTTAGGCCTATTAATCATCGAGACTACCACCGGCGAGAAGAATAACCCCAAACAGAATGAACCGTCAGCAAGGGAGTTTATTGAAAGA GTACGTAGAAATTGGACAGAAGGACACATAGCGTCCAGATACTCAAAGTTGAATGCAAATGGCCTCCAGGAAGTAAAGGTATGCATTGAAATTGGTCTAGATTGTGTGCGCATTGATCGGAAGAGCAGACCCTCAATCGAGAGCATTGTTCGGAGGCTCGATGGACGTTGTGCAAGCAAAAGGGCAAACCAG TTTCAGTTCTCCACTACTTCCATGCGAGCATAA